TAGATTTTAACGTGCCTATTGAAAACGGGGAAATCACTGATGACAATCGAATTGTACAGGCACTGCCATCTATAAAGCACGTAATTCAGAATGGCGGGTTATTGATATTGACCAGCCACCTTGGGCGACCGTCGGGGATGCCGGAACCTGAATTCTCCCTGAAACCGGCAGCCAACCACTTAGCTGAGTTAATTAATGCCAAAGTTCACTTCGCGGAAGATTGTATAGGGGATAAAGCAGAAGAGGCGATATACAATGCCAAGCATGGAGAAGTGGTTGTGCTCGAAAATGTCCGCTTTCATAAAGGGGAAACCAAGAATGATGAGTCGTTTAGCAAAGCGCTGGCTTCCCATGCCGATGTGTTTGTGAATGATGCTTTTGGAAGCAGTCACCGTGCCCATGCTTCGGTGGCTGGAGTTACACGCTATCTGCAGCCGGCTGTTTCAGGATTTTTGCTGGAGAAAGAGATTAAGTACCTGGAAGAAAGCATCAATGATCCGGATCGTCCGTTTGTGGCAATTTTGGGTGGAGCTAAAGTGTCCGATAAAATCGGAGTGATTAAGAACCTGATTTCAAAAGTGGATTCCATCATTATTGGCGGGGGTATGACTTATACTTTTTATAAAGCCAAAGGCTGGCCGATTGGAAATTCTTTGGTTGAAGATGATAAAGTTGAATTAGCCAAAGAGCTGCTTCAGGAAGCCGAAGAACAAGGCATCCGGTTTATGCTGCCACTGGATTCTGTAGTTGCCAAAGAATTTAACAACGATGCAGAACACAAAGTGGTAGATGAAGAAGGTATTGAAGACGGCTGGATGGGACTCGACATAGGCCCACAGTCTTCCATTGCTTTTGGAAACCAGATTAAGGCTGCCAAAACCGTACTATGGAACGGACCGATGGGGGTGTTTGAAATGGAGAACTTTGCAGACGGAACCTTCTCTGTTGCGGAAGCCCTGGCTGAAGCCACTAAATTCGGAGCGACCACCATTATTGGAGGTGGTGACTCTGCAGCTGCAATCAAAAAGGCAGGCCTCAGTGATGAGGTATCACATGTTTCTACCGGCGGCGGAGCCAGCCTTGAGTACCTGGAAGGAAAAGAACTTCCCGGTGTTGCATGGTTGACGGATAAGTAAAAAGAAAAGCCTCTTACTTGATATAAGAGGCTTTTAAGTTCACTTACATTCCTTCCATTTCGCCCAGTACTTCCTGCATCTGGAAAGTATGTCGCTGGCTGTGGGCTCCCACAAGCAAAAATACCTGGTAGGTATCGATTTCTCCGAATGGAGTATTTGCTTTATGATCTCTGAGGTTCTGCTTGGCATTTGAAAGATAGTTGATGAGTCGATCCCGGGAGGATTCCAGTTCATCCAGCATTTCCTGTTTGGTGGTCCACTTGCCCGAAGGTTCGAATTGCTCGGCTGTTTGGACTCGGGTTCCGCGATTGGCCATCATCCCGATGAGTACTCCATCCGAAACAGAACTGTCAAAATCGGGATCTGCTTCAGACTGACTCATATATCCCTGGGCCATTTGAAAAAACGAGGATTCTGTAGTCAGGATATGCTCCAGGCAGTTGGCTACCGACCAGCCACCGTCTTCAGGGGTGTAATTCCAGGCTTCATCAGGTAGAGGTTCCACCAAATCCACAATATTTTGGTGAGTTGCATTCAGGTATTCGACAGCAAAATTGCGGTCGGCGGTACTAAGCTGTGCCATCACGTTCACAGAAAGCAGCAGGGTCAAACAAAGCGTAATCATTCTTTTCATAAGGCGCACAATTAGTTAGAGTGAACTTGAGTGTAATAAAAATGCAGAAACAAAGTCCCATCCTGTTAGAAAAAATAATATAGACTTAAGCTTATATTAATGATGATATATTGCTGTTCGAATTGTATCCTTTGGCATAAAATCGAATCCTATGAATGAATATCCACTTTTACTTCGAAACACCATACGACTGGCTTTCGCCTTTTTGGTGGTAGCCGCATTGATTTTAGCCCGTCCGCTTTTGGTGCCTTTGTTTCTGAGTATTATGCTGGCCTACCTGCTTTTCCCTTACGCCGATTGGCTTGAAAAACACAAAATCCCACGTATTGCAACCAACTTTATCGTGGTGTTGGGTTTTATAGCCATTGTGACGGGCGTCGTGGCGGTCATTGGTACACTATCAACAAACTTCACGGAAGACTTCCCAAAACTAAAAGAGCAGTTCGAGATCAATATCCAAAGTATATTTGATGCAATCGGAGCATATACCGGTATTTATATCTCGGGGATTGATTCTTTGATTGAGTCGCTGGGCGAAACCGGGCAGTATATAAGTCAGCTTTTTACAGCCACCACAAATACGCTTTTGAGTCTTGGGCTGATTCCTGTTTATACCTTCCTGCTGCTGTTTTACAGGGATAAATTCCGGGACTTTATCTCTATGCTGATCTATAACGACCAGGAGGAAGCCGCACAGAATATCATTGATCAGGCTTCAGAAGTAGTGCCAAAATATTTGAAAGGACTGGTGATTGTATGCTTTATTCTGATGGGATTGAATTCCCTTGGGTTTTACCTGATTGGACTGGAATATGCCTTGCTCTTCGGAATAATTGCTGCCCTGTTTAACCTGATCCCATATTTAGGCACTGTGCTTGGTTATGGGGTAGTGCTGCTATTTACTTTAGGAACCGGAACGCCGGGCTTGGCCATCCCAATCCTCATCCAGTTTTTGATCGTCCAGTTTTTAGAGAACAACATCCTAACCCCGAATATCACCGGTTCATACGTTCAGATAAATCCGCTGGTCATTATTTTTTCATTGATAGCGGCCAGCATGATTTGGGGAGTGCCGGGCATGCTGATCATCATTCCGTACCTCGGTTTGTTTAAAATCGTCTGTGAAAATGTGGAAGACCTCAAGCCCATCGGGTTTCTTCTGGGAACCCGGGGCACCGAACGGCATGCCATCACTATCAAATCGCTGCAACGCAGGTTTGGCTGGCTGGATGAAGAAGAATAGCCACTAACTCTATTTTCGGTTTATCAAGGTGTCCATTTTTGCAGTGAGCCTTTCGCCCCGAAGATGCTTGGCCACAATATTTCCTTCAGGCCCAATAATGTATTTTTGGGGAATGCCGCCAACATTATATAGGGTAGGAATTTCATCTTCCCTCTTTTTTTCCTGGAGGATTTGAGTCCAGGTCATCCCGTTCTCAGTAAGAAATTTGTCGTATTTCTCTGAATCTTCCTCCAGTGCAATACTTAAGATGGTTAAATCTTCTTCCGGGTATGTTTCTCTCAAGGACTTAATAACCGGAATTTCAGGCATGCAGGGCCCGCACCATGTCGCCCAAAAGTCGAGAATGATATATTTGCCTTTATGATCGGCGAGGTTGAATTCTTCCCCGTGATAAGTTGTAGCTGTGAATTCCGGCGCAGCCTGTCCAATTCCCAAAGACTCCAATTCATAAATAGCGCCCAGTCCAAGATCGACGAACCATTTACTTTCATTAATTTCAACCAGATCCTGCGCATATTCAAGTGCCTTTTGGTGGGTGTCGGGATTTCGTTTATAAACTCTGACAAGCGATGTAAGAATAGCAGATTTGCCAACCGGATTAGTGACGTAATCTTTTAAGGATTCAAGTTTCTTCATAGCATCCTGATGGGTTCTGCTAGAATCTCCTACATATGCATGGCCGAGAGAGTTAGGAACCCAAGCCCACACATCAGAGTCAGGTTTAAACTTACTAATGGCTTCATCCATGA
The nucleotide sequence above comes from Gracilimonas sp.. Encoded proteins:
- a CDS encoding TlpA disulfide reductase family protein, translated to MNIFRCTILSLLLIVAFNSKGLAQAEVDSAYIDYLNSSWDEVQATEYDDSIQSKYASEFYEYYLEHEETVAGKKALQSALMMWGNTGNAAIMDEAISKFKPDSDVWAWVPNSLGHAYVGDSSRTHQDAMKKLESLKDYVTNPVGKSAILTSLVRVYKRNPDTHQKALEYAQDLVEINESKWFVDLGLGAIYELESLGIGQAAPEFTATTYHGEEFNLADHKGKYIILDFWATWCGPCMPEIPVIKSLRETYPEEDLTILSIALEEDSEKYDKFLTENGMTWTQILQEKKREDEIPTLYNVGGIPQKYIIGPEGNIVAKHLRGERLTAKMDTLINRK
- a CDS encoding AI-2E family transporter; amino-acid sequence: MNEYPLLLRNTIRLAFAFLVVAALILARPLLVPLFLSIMLAYLLFPYADWLEKHKIPRIATNFIVVLGFIAIVTGVVAVIGTLSTNFTEDFPKLKEQFEINIQSIFDAIGAYTGIYISGIDSLIESLGETGQYISQLFTATTNTLLSLGLIPVYTFLLLFYRDKFRDFISMLIYNDQEEAAQNIIDQASEVVPKYLKGLVIVCFILMGLNSLGFYLIGLEYALLFGIIAALFNLIPYLGTVLGYGVVLLFTLGTGTPGLAIPILIQFLIVQFLENNILTPNITGSYVQINPLVIIFSLIAASMIWGVPGMLIIIPYLGLFKIVCENVEDLKPIGFLLGTRGTERHAITIKSLQRRFGWLDEEE
- a CDS encoding phosphoglycerate kinase yields the protein MAKLTLNDIDVKGKKVLMRVDFNVPIENGEITDDNRIVQALPSIKHVIQNGGLLILTSHLGRPSGMPEPEFSLKPAANHLAELINAKVHFAEDCIGDKAEEAIYNAKHGEVVVLENVRFHKGETKNDESFSKALASHADVFVNDAFGSSHRAHASVAGVTRYLQPAVSGFLLEKEIKYLEESINDPDRPFVAILGGAKVSDKIGVIKNLISKVDSIIIGGGMTYTFYKAKGWPIGNSLVEDDKVELAKELLQEAEEQGIRFMLPLDSVVAKEFNNDAEHKVVDEEGIEDGWMGLDIGPQSSIAFGNQIKAAKTVLWNGPMGVFEMENFADGTFSVAEALAEATKFGATTIIGGGDSAAAIKKAGLSDEVSHVSTGGGASLEYLEGKELPGVAWLTDK
- a CDS encoding DinB family protein, yielding MKRMITLCLTLLLSVNVMAQLSTADRNFAVEYLNATHQNIVDLVEPLPDEAWNYTPEDGGWSVANCLEHILTTESSFFQMAQGYMSQSEADPDFDSSVSDGVLIGMMANRGTRVQTAEQFEPSGKWTTKQEMLDELESSRDRLINYLSNAKQNLRDHKANTPFGEIDTYQVFLLVGAHSQRHTFQMQEVLGEMEGM